Part of the Paenibacillus aurantius genome, AGGTTGTACCCTTCCTTGGCCAATTGAAGCAGCATGGCCTCGTCAAGAGGCTTGATGAAGCGGGCGTTGATCACTTTGATCGAAATGCCCTGCGGACGCAGCAGATCGGCGGCTTCCTCGGCGAGCTGAACCATCGGTCCGACCGCGAGTACGGCTGTTTTGTTTCCTTCCCGCACCACTTCCCAGGAACCGATCGGCAAACTTCTCAGCTCGTCCTCCAGCTTGACTCCCGTTCCGTTAATCCGGGGATAACGAACGGCAATGGGGCCGTCGTTATAATCGATCCCCGTCTTGATCATATGCCGCAGCTCGTTCTCGTCCTTGGGCATCATGATGACCATATTGGGAACATGCCTCAGAAAAGCAATATCATACACGCCCTGGTGCGTCTCCCCATCCGGTCCGACAAAGCCGGCCCGGTCGATGGCGAACAGCACGTTCAGGTCCTGGCGGCAAATATCGTGCACCACCTGGTCGTAAGCCCGCTGAAGGAAGGTCGAGTAGACCGCATAAACCGGCTTCATTCCTTCACCGGCCATGGCCGCGCACATCGTGGCGGCGTGCTGCTCGGCGATCCCTACATCGATCATGCGTCCGGGGAATTTCTTCGCGAACTTGAGAAGCCCCGAGCCCGCCGGCATGGCCGGGGTGACCGCTACGATGCGCTCATCTTTCTCCGCCAGCTCCATGAGGGTACTGCCGAAAACATCGGTGTACATGGGAGGACCGACGGCTTTGATCATCTGGCCGGATTCGATCTTATAAGGGGAGGCCCCGTGCCAGGCGAGCGAATCCGCTTCCGCCGGGTTGTAGCCCTTCCCCTTGGTGGTGATAACATGAATCAGCACCGGGCCGTCCACGTTCTCCGCCTGCTTGAACATTTCAAGGAGCTGTGGAATGTTATGGCCGTCGACCGGACCGAAATACTTGAACCCGAACTCTTCGAAAAGCATCCCGGATACAAGGAAATACTTCATGCTGTCCTTAAGCCTCTCCGCTGTCTTGGCAAGCGTTCCCCCGATGGCCGGGATCTTCTTCAGCAGGTGCTCGACTTCTTCCTTGGCCTTCTTGTATGTTTTGTCCGAGCGGATCTTGCCTAAGTAATTGTGCATGGCCCCGACATTCGGAGCGATCGACATCTCGTTGTCATTCAGAATAACGGTTAGCTTCTTCTTCTCATGCCCGATGTGGTTCATGGCTTCGAAGGCCATTCCTCCGGTTAGGGCTCCGTCGCCGATAACGGCCACGACTTTGTTCGTTTCACCCTTCAGATCGCGGGCGAGCGCCATTCCCATCGCCGCAGAAAGAGACGTGCTGCTGTGCCCGGCCTCCCAGACGTCATGCTCGCTCTCGGCCTTCTTGATGAAGCCGCACAGCCCTTTGTACTGGCGCAGCGTGTCGAACCGGTCCATCCGGCCGGTCAGCATTTTGTGCACGTACGATTGATGGCCCACGTCATAAATGAATTTATCGACAGGGCTGTTAAAGTAATAATGCATCGCCAAGGTAAGCTCAACCACGCCCAGATTGGGTGCGAGGTGGCCTCCGGTCGCGGACAGCCTCTGGATCAGAAAGGTGCGGATCTCCTCCGCAAGCCCATCCAATTGTTCCACAGAAAGCTTCTTAAGATCCTCAGGCCGATTGATTTGTTCGAGCACGTTTGTTCCCCCGCTTCCCGTTCTGTGATTTCTGTTTGCGTTTAGGAGTGAAGATTCTCAGCTTGAAACGGTTCTCCAGCAAATAAAACAGCTTGCCGACCCATAAGACGATATCCGTGGCATAATGGATGGCAAATGATTTGCCCATGGCTTTGCCGCCAACGGTCAAGGCCGATACACAAGCGGTAAAGATGACGCTTACGACGGTGTTTAACAGCGCATTGTCGGAATGGATCATCAGCTTGAGAACGACCGCTGCACTGGCTGCGCCGCTTATGACACTGGAGACGTCTCCGACCACGTCGTTGCAGAAGTTCGAGAAACGGTCAGCGTTGCGAACGATATAAATCGCCTGCCGCGAGCCCTTCACCCGCTCCGAAGCCATGCCGTGAAACGGAATTTCACTGGCCGCCGCCGCGGATAAGCCTAAGATGTCAAAAAAGATTCCGGTAAGTACCAGAGAAAATACAATCAGCATGCCGATTCCCCAGGAAACCCCTTCGAGCATCGTGGTGGAAGCGACGGTAAAAATACAGGCTAATATGAAAGTGATTACCGATATAAAAATACTCCAATTAATGGAGTGTTTCAATGAAAATTTCATTCTATTCTCCCCGATAAGGTTAAAGAGTGGCAGCTTTCTGAGTAAACGCTGTGGCTTAGGTCCAGTAGGTTTTCCCAGACAGGTCACCCCAGCGTTGCCGGAGGGGCGGTTTCCCTTTACGCCCGCCTTGATGCCGTTACCGGTCATCAGACTGGATTACCACTTAGTCCACACTATAATCCCCAAAAAGCCTTACATCGAGTAAACAGTCTAGGAGTTTTCCTCTACAGCCCTGAAACCATTCCTTAGCCTCTTTTGCAAATTCGATTTCATGCAGCATCCGGCGAAAGCCTCTTTGGCCGAAGAGACTGACTCCTACCATCTGCAATCCCCTCAGAACTCACTCAAGGCAGGCTACGCTGCACACAAGTCGTTTTAGCCTCCGGCGATAAAGCATGCCGGCTTCAAGTGAGACTCGCACTTGCAGGTTCATACCCCAAGCCGTAGCCGGGTGCACGGTGGCACAAAAGCCACGCACTTGGGCCTCCGCGGAGGCAGGGTCAACGCCCACATGCCATTGTGGATCGCCCTACTACCTTAACTCCCAGCATCAGCCCCCAACTGGGCGTTAGAAGCCAACACCAGGAACTTCATCGATGTGCCCTTTGGCGAATTTTTAGGCCCGCCTTCAGAAATGGTGGACTGACTAGAATACTGCGCCACTCACGAATAAATCGCAATTCTCATTATACCATACGATTGGGCTCGTGCTCAATGGAACCGGCCGCCAGCGGAATCCGGGCGGCCGGCGGGAAGCGGTTGGCTCCCTAAGGTTGTTTAATGATCCCTTTCCATCAAATAATCCGCCAGCTGAAGAAGCCTCTCAGGACGTGCGAATCCGGCCTGTAAGACGGCGGCTTTGCCCTCATCCGTCAGCTGAGTGACTTTCGCCTGCGAGGCTTCCAGTCCCACCAGGTAAGGATAGGTCACCTTCTGCTGCTTCTCATCGCTCTTGACCGGCTTGCCGAGCTTCTGTTCATCGCCCGTCAAATCCAAGATGTCATCCTGAATTTGGAAAGCAAGTCCGATATTATACCCGAACTTCTCCAGCGCCTTAAGCTGCTGTTCCCCGGCACCCGCCGAACGGGCTCCCGCCTTCAGGGAAAAGACAATCATATCTCCCGTTTTGTGAGTGTGGATGTACTCCAGCTGGCTCAAGTCCGTGATCCCCTGCTCGCCGATCATATCGGCGGCCTGTCCGCCCACCATTCCTTTCGGTCCGGCCAGGACGGAGAGGTCCTCGACCATGGCAAGGGCCTGCTCGGCCGGCACTCCGAACCGCCGGAAGGCTTGTACGAGCACATAGAAGGCATGGGTCAATAGACCGTCTCCCGCCAGAATGGCCATGGCTTCGCCGAAAACCTTATGATTGGTGGGCTTGCCGCGGCGGTAATCGTCATCATCCATGGCAGGCAAATCATCGTGAATGAGCGAGTAGGTGTGGACCATCTCCACCGCGCAGGCTACCGGCATGGCCGCTTCGGTTTTACCGCCAAGGGCTTCGGCTGCGGCAAGGACCAGAATCGGGCGTAGTCTTTTGCCCCCGGCGAGCAAAGAGTACTTCATGGCTTCTCTTAAGGGAGAAGGAATGCTCCACGTTTCCGGAATCATCGCGAGCATTTCCTTTTCGACCGTCAAGGCGGTGGTCTTGATGTATTGTTGTATAGTATCCGTCGTATTCAAGTCATTCATCCTTCGTCCGTTCCGGCTTGGAACGGTTTTTTGGTTAGGCTTCCGTTCTCTTCGACGAGCATCTCGATCTTCCGCTCCACCAGCTCCAGCTTCTGCCCGCATAGATGAGACAGCTTCATGCCCTCCTGAAACAGCTCGATCGCCTTCTCCAGCTCGACATCACCGCTTTCGAGAAGCGAGACGATCTCCTCCAGCTTTTCCATGGCCGCTTCGAAACTGATGGTTTCTTTATCGGTTGTCATTGTTATCATCCTCCATCGACCAGACATGGCACGTTAACCGTCCGTCCGTCATTCGCACCCGGATCAGATCGCCCGGCTGAACCTTGCTCACCGAATTGATCAGCGACTTCTCTTTCTCGTCATAGACGAGACTGTAGCCTCTCTGCATGACCTTAAGGGGGCTGAGAGCATCCAATTGCCGGAGCTGCGAAGACAGACGGGCCTTGCTTGCCCGAACCGCCACCTGAATGGCCTGCAGCATCTGCCGTTCCGCCGTGTTCACCCGCCGGCGCGCGTAAAGTATTTGGTCCTTCGGATTAAAAGCGGACAGCTTCTGGTTAAGCTTGGCCGTCTTCTGGGTGGAAGCATTAAGCCGGTGCCTCATCCGGTAGAGCAGCTGCTCCGTCATGCGGTCGAGCCGCTGCGCCGGTTGTTGAAGCTGTCTTTTCGGATTCTGGAGAACGGGCGACCGGTTCAGCCGGTTCAACCTTTCCCTCTTCTGCTCCAGCTTCTTAAGCAGCCCCCGCTGCAGCCGCTGGGAATGGTAATAAAGCTGCTGCTGCAATTCCATGATATGCGGCACGGCCAGTTCGGCCGCCGCCGTCGGCGTAGCCGCCCGGACATCCGCTACAAAGTCGGCAATCGTAAAATCCGTTTCATGGCCGACGGCCGACAAAATCGGGATTCGGGAGGCGAAGATGCTTCTCGCCACAATCTCCTCATTGAAAGCCCAGAGCTCCTCCAGCGAACCGCCGCCTCGCCCGACGATCAGCACATCCGCCTCGCCGTGCCGATTCATCGCTTCTATGGCTTTGGCAATGGAAGAGGCGGCTCCCTTTCCCTGTACCAGAACGGGGTGAATGATGATATTGACCATTGGATAACGGCGGCGGAGGGTGATGAGAATATCCCGTACCGCCGCTCCGCTGGGGGAGGTGACGACACCGATCGCTTTGGGAAACTTGGGGATCGGCTTCTTGCGCTCGGGAGAGAACAAGCCTTCCT contains:
- a CDS encoding polyprenyl synthetase family protein, with the translated sequence MNDLNTTDTIQQYIKTTALTVEKEMLAMIPETWSIPSPLREAMKYSLLAGGKRLRPILVLAAAEALGGKTEAAMPVACAVEMVHTYSLIHDDLPAMDDDDYRRGKPTNHKVFGEAMAILAGDGLLTHAFYVLVQAFRRFGVPAEQALAMVEDLSVLAGPKGMVGGQAADMIGEQGITDLSQLEYIHTHKTGDMIVFSLKAGARSAGAGEQQLKALEKFGYNIGLAFQIQDDILDLTGDEQKLGKPVKSDEKQQKVTYPYLVGLEASQAKVTQLTDEGKAAVLQAGFARPERLLQLADYLMERDH
- the dxs gene encoding 1-deoxy-D-xylulose-5-phosphate synthase; translated protein: MLEQINRPEDLKKLSVEQLDGLAEEIRTFLIQRLSATGGHLAPNLGVVELTLAMHYYFNSPVDKFIYDVGHQSYVHKMLTGRMDRFDTLRQYKGLCGFIKKAESEHDVWEAGHSSTSLSAAMGMALARDLKGETNKVVAVIGDGALTGGMAFEAMNHIGHEKKKLTVILNDNEMSIAPNVGAMHNYLGKIRSDKTYKKAKEEVEHLLKKIPAIGGTLAKTAERLKDSMKYFLVSGMLFEEFGFKYFGPVDGHNIPQLLEMFKQAENVDGPVLIHVITTKGKGYNPAEADSLAWHGASPYKIESGQMIKAVGPPMYTDVFGSTLMELAEKDERIVAVTPAMPAGSGLLKFAKKFPGRMIDVGIAEQHAATMCAAMAGEGMKPVYAVYSTFLQRAYDQVVHDICRQDLNVLFAIDRAGFVGPDGETHQGVYDIAFLRHVPNMVIMMPKDENELRHMIKTGIDYNDGPIAVRYPRINGTGVKLEDELRSLPIGSWEVVREGNKTAVLAVGPMVQLAEEAADLLRPQGISIKVINARFIKPLDEAMLLQLAKEGYNLVTLEEGSLAGGFGSAVLEFYASQQIYGLQIKNMAVPDYFVEHGSIKEQRQEVGLTVENLVMQIQSFTARTRQRA
- the xseA gene encoding exodeoxyribonuclease VII large subunit; its protein translation is MNREQVLSIKELNRLIKRKLEGDYTLQDVWVRGEISNFTHHSSGHMYFTLKDAESRLKSIMFASYNQRLPFLPKEGTRVLARGSISVYERDGQYQFYVNQMQPDGIGSLYLAFEQLKKKLEEEGLFSPERKKPIPKFPKAIGVVTSPSGAAVRDILITLRRRYPMVNIIIHPVLVQGKGAASSIAKAIEAMNRHGEADVLIVGRGGGSLEELWAFNEEIVARSIFASRIPILSAVGHETDFTIADFVADVRAATPTAAAELAVPHIMELQQQLYYHSQRLQRGLLKKLEQKRERLNRLNRSPVLQNPKRQLQQPAQRLDRMTEQLLYRMRHRLNASTQKTAKLNQKLSAFNPKDQILYARRRVNTAERQMLQAIQVAVRASKARLSSQLRQLDALSPLKVMQRGYSLVYDEKEKSLINSVSKVQPGDLIRVRMTDGRLTCHVWSMEDDNNDNR
- the xseB gene encoding exodeoxyribonuclease VII small subunit, which translates into the protein MTTDKETISFEAAMEKLEEIVSLLESGDVELEKAIELFQEGMKLSHLCGQKLELVERKIEMLVEENGSLTKKPFQAGTDEG